The Streptomyces sp. NBC_01268 genome segment CCAGGTAGCCGAGCAGGAAGTCGATGTTGAGGGACCGCTCGTGGGCCTCGTCGATGATGATCGTGTCGTAGGCGCGCAGCTCGCGGTCCGTCTGGATCTCGGCGAGCAGGATGCCGTCCGTCATCAGCTTCACGAAGGTGCCCTCGGGGTTCACCTGGTCGGTGAAGCGCACCTTCCAGCCGACCGCCTCGCCCAGCGGGGTGCGGAGCTCCTCCGCGACGCGCTCGGCGACCGTGCGGGCGGCGATCCGGCGGGGCTGGGTGTGCCCGATCATGCCGCGGACGCCGCGGCCCAGCTCCAGGCAGATCTTCGGGATCTGCGTCGTCTTCCCGGAGCCGGTCTCACCGGCGACGATCACGACCTGGTGGTCGCGTATCGCCTCCAGGATCGCGTCCTTCTTCTGGGAGACGGGCAGCTGTTCCGGGTACGTGACCGCGGGCACGCGGGCGGCGCGCGCGTCGACCCGCTCCTTGGCCTTGCCGGCCTCGGCGGCGATCTCGTCCAGGACGGCCTCACGGGCCTCGGGCTTACGGATGCGGCGGGCGCCTTCGAGACGTCGGCCGAGCCGGTGGGAGTCCCGCAGCGAGACCTCGGCCAGGACGGACTGGAGGGCGGCGAAGGAAGTAGACATACGGGATCCAGGATCGCACCTGCGGCGGAGAAGCGGCGAACCGATTTACGAGGCCCGGACCGGTGGGCTGCGTAATATTTCGGGCACACCCGCCAGCACCGTCCCGAAAGGTTTCCGCATGTCCCGCACCGCTCGCGCGCTCGCGGCGTTCGCCGCGCTGGCCGGCCTGGTGCTGGGACTCGTGGTCTGCGGGGCCGCCACGCCCCCGCCCGCGCCCGGACCGGTCGTCGCGGGCGCCGCGGCGCCCGGCTGCGGGCAGGGCCATCCGGCCGACGAGGGGGCCGCGGGCCCCGTCGTACCGCCGCGGTCGCACGGCTTCGGGGAACTGCTGCCGGCGCTCGTGGGGGCACGGGCGGGCTGCGCGGACTGGGCCGTGGACGAGGGCCCGGCGGAGACGACCCGGGGCCGGGAGCCGCCCGCGCTGGTGCCCCCCTCCCCGGTGGAGCTGTCGATCCTGAGGGTCTAGACGGCCGGCGCCCCTCCTCGCCGTCCGTCCTCTTCCTCCGTCCTCAGGAGCGCTTCCGCATGCCCACGTCCAAGCCCGTCATGATCATCGGCGGTGTCGTGCTCGCCGCCACGCTGCTCGGCGTCGCCTCGTACGCGACCACCAGGCCGTCCGGCCCCTCCTCCTCGCCCGGCGCCGCCGCCGAGGTCTCCGCCGACCCGTCCGCCGGCGTCTACCCGGAGCTGGAGGCCTACGCCCGCCGGGACGCCTCCGACAAGCTGGCCCTCGGCCGGGCCGACGCGCCGGTCGTCCTGATCGAGTACGCCGACTTCAAGTGCGGCTACTGCGGGAAGTTCGCCCGGGACACCGAGCCCGAGCTGGTGAAGCGGTACGTCGACGCCGGCACCCTGCGCATCGAGTGGCGGAACTTCCCGATCTTCGGCGAGGAGTCGGAGGCGGCGGCCAGGGCCTCCTGGGCGGCCGGGCAGCAGGGCCGGTTCTGGGAGTTCCACAAGGCGGCGTACGCGCAGGGGGCCAAGGAGAAGGGCTTCGGCAAGGAGCGCCTGACCGCCCTCGCGGAGGAGGCGGGCGTCTCGGACCTGGCCCGCTTCACCCGCGACACGGACGGGGCCGCGGCCCGGGCGGCGGTGGGCAAGGACCAGGAGCAGGGCTACTCGCTGGGGGCCACCTCCACCCCCTCCTTCCTCGTCAACGGGCGCCCGATCGCGGGCGCCCAGCCGATGGAGGCCTTCACCGAGGCGATCGACGCGGCGGCGAAGGCGGCCGCGGCCAAGAAGCCCGGGCCGCAGTCCGGGCCGCAGTCCGGGCCGGAGTCGGGTGCGAAGACGGGTCCGGAGTCCGGCCGGTGACCTCCGGTATCGGATACTTCGCGGCCTTCCTCGGCGGGCTGCTGGCCCTGCTCAGCCCGTGCAGCGCCCTGCTGCTCCCGGCCTTCTTCGCGTACTCGGTCGACGGCCGGGCCCGCCTGGTCGCCCGGACCGGTGTCTTCTACGCGGGCCTGGCCACCACCCTCGTCCCGCTGGGTGCGGCCGGCTCCTTCGCCGGGCGGCTCTTCTACGGGCACCGGGACCTGCTGGTGGCCGTCGGCGGCTGGCTGATCGTCGGCCTCGGGGTGCTGCAGATCCTCGGTCTGGGCTTCGCGTCCCGCCGGATGAGCGAGGTCAGCGGCCGGATCCGCCCCACGACCGCGTTCTCGGTGTACGCCCTGGGCCTGGTCTACGGCCTCGCCGGCTTCTGCGCGGGCCCCATCCTGGGCAGCGTCCTGACCGTGGCCGCGCTCAGCGGCAGCCCGGTCTACGGCGGCCTGCTCCTCGCCGTGTACGCGCTCGGCATGGCCGTCCCGCTCTTCGTGCTGGCCCTGCTCTGGAACCGGTACGACCTGGGGCGGCGGCGCTGGCTGCGGGGCCGGCCGATCCGGCTCGGCCGGTTCGAGCTGCATTCGACCTCGCTGCTCTCGGGCCTGTTCTTCATCGCCCTCGGCACGCTCTTCCTGGTCTTCGACGGGACGACCGCGCTGCCGGGGCTGCTGTCCGTGGACGACTCGTTCGCCGTGGAGGAGCGGGTGGGCGCCCTCGGCCGCCTGGTCCCGGACTGGGCGCTGCTCCTCGCGGTGCCGGCCGTGGTGGCGGGCGGCTTCGCCGTGCGGGCCCTGCGGGGACGGCGGCGCGGGGAGGCGTGAGGGTACGGGGAGGAGGGCGCCGCCCTCCTCCCCGTACGCCGGTCGCGCGCCGGTCACTCGAACGGCAGACGCGGGACGGCACACGAAGAAGGCCCCGTTCTTTCGAACGGGGCCTTCTCTTTTGTGGCTGGGGCCGGGGTCGAACCGGCGACCTATCGCTTTTCAGGCGATCGCTCGTACCAACTGAGCTACCCAGCCACGAGACTGTTTCCAGCCTCAGCGACTCTGACGGGACTTGAACCCGCGACCTCCACCTTGACAGGGTGGCGAGCTAACCAACTGCTCCACAGAGCCATATGTTGTGCGAGAACTAGTCTCGCACAGGATTGTGCGTGCCCCCAACGGGATTCGAACCCGTGCTACCGCCTTGAAAGGGCGGCGTCCTGGGCCACTAGACGATGAGGGCTAAGGGCCCACCTGGGCGCTTTCCAGCGCGTCGGGGACGTGAGAAGCATATGGGATCTCGGCCGGATCGCCAAAACGGTTTCTCCGGGCAGGTGAAGGGGCCCCTGAGGGAGGGAGAATGGGCGCGTGCTGGAGATGACGCGCGAGGAGTTCGAGGAGCTCGTCGCCGAAGCCCTGGACCGGATCCCGCCGGAGCTGACCCGGCTGATGGACAACGTCGCCGTGTTCGTGGAGGACGAGCCGGCGTCCGACGATCCCGAACTCCTCGGTCTCTACGAGGGGACTCCGCTGACCGACCGCGGCGAGTGGTACGCCGGGGTGCTCCCGGACCGGATCACCATCTACCGCGGACCGACCCTGCGGATGTGCGAGTCCCGCGAGGACGTGGTCGCGGAGACCGAGATCACCGTGGTGCACGAGATCGCCCACCACTTCGGCATCGACGACGAGCGGCTGCACGCGCTGGGTTACGGCTGAGCCGGCCGGGTCCGGGGCGGGGCGGGCGGGCGGTGGCCGGGATCGGTCCGGCGGTGGCTGGGGCGTGTCCCTCGCGGCGCCAAGGGAGTTGGGCAGGGCGACGCGTTCGATCGGCTCGATCGGCGCCCCGTTCCCGCCCGTCATGTCCTGGAGGTGCCTCCGTGCGCCATTTGCCCACCCCGGTGCGTTGGGCCGCGACCGCGTTGGCGGTCGCCGCCTGCGCGGGTCTGAGCGGCTGTATGAGTGTCAGCGACGACGGCGCGAAGCCGGCGCCCAGCAACTCCGCGGGGAAGCGGGGCGCTGCGGCCGGTGCCGGGGAGGACGGCGGCCTCTCCGGAGGGGGCGAGGGGGACGGGTACGACCGTACGGTCCGGAGCGGTCCGGACGCGGACGGCTCGGGCAAGGAGTCGCCGGTCCCGAGCGGCTCTCCGACGGCCTCCGCCAAGCCGGCCGGCGGCGCGGGCGCGGCGGGCGCGGGCGGGCTGCCGAAGCCGCCGCAGACACCGGGCGGGGCCGGCGGCCCCGGCGCGGGCCCCGGGGGCGACTCGGGTGCGCCGGGTGGCGAGACCACGCCACCGGTCGATCCGTCGCAGCCGACGCCGACCCAGGACCCGACCACGCCCCCGCCGGACCCGACGTCCGAACCGACGGTCAGCGAGACCCCCTCGACCACCCCCGGGGCGGATACCCACATGGGTGCCATGAGGGCGGCGGAGGGGCCGGGTGGGCCCTCCGAGCCGGAGGCATCACCGCAGGCCAGGCCGGTGTGACGGTGATCGGTTTGCCTTGGGTGGGGGGGAGTGCGTATGGTGGTAGATCGTTTGATCCCATTTGCCCGGCGCCACGACCGAAGAGCGCCGTGACTGGCGCGTACTCTCCCTTGCCGTGGCTGACCGCATTGAGGCGGTCCGTAGTGCGAAACACGGAGTTGACGGGCGCGTGCCGAGACTCCGGAAGGTTTCGCATTTCGCATGTCCATTTTCAGTTCTGATCACGCCGTCCTGCCCGAGAACGAGAACGACGAGACCGTCGCCGAGGCCGTAGTGGCCACCGACGCCGTCGAGACCGTCGAGGCCGAGGACACCACCGACAGCATCGACACCACCGACGCCGACGACGCCGACGACACCGTCGAGGCCGTCGAGGCCGACGCCGACGAGACCCCCGAGATCACCTTCGGTGACCTGGGCCTCCCCGAGGGCGTCGTGCGCAAGCTGGCGCAGAACGGCGTCACCACCCCCTTCCCGATCCAGGCCGCGACCATCCCGGACGCCCTGGCCGGCAAGGACATCCTCGGCCGCGGCCGTACCGGCTCCGGCAAGACCCTCTCCTTCGGTCTGCCGCTGCTCGCCACCCTGGCGGAGGGCCGCACCGAGAAGAAGAAGCCCCGCGGCGTCATCCTCACCCCGACCCGTGAGCTCGCGATGCAGGTCGCGGACGCCCTCCAGCCGTACGGCGACGTGCTCGGCCTCAAGATGAAGGTCGTCTGCGGCGGTACGTCGATGGGCAACCAGATCTACGCGCTCGAGCGCGGCGTCGACATCCTCGTCGCCACCCCGGGCCGTCTGCGCGACATCATCAACCGCGGCGCCTGCTCCCTGGAGCAGGTCAAGATCGCGGTCCTCGACGAGGCCGACCAGATGGCCGACCTGGGCTTCCTGCCCGAGGTCACCGAGCTGCTCGACCAGGTTCCGGCCGGCGGCCAGCGCCTGCTCTTCTCCGCCACCCTGGAGAACGAGATCGACAGCCTGGTCAAGCGCTACCTGGTGAACCCGGTCACGCACGAGGTCGACCCGTCCGCCGGCGCCGTCACGACGATGACCCACCACGTCCTGGTCGTGAAGCCGAAGGACAAGGCCCCGGTCACCGCGGCCATCGCCGCCCGTAAGGGCCGCACCATCATCTTCGTCCGCACCCAGCTGGGCGCCGACCGCATCGCCGAGCAGCTGCGTGACGCCGGTGTGAAGGCCGACGCGCTGCACGGCGGCATGACCCAGGGCGCGCGTACCCGCACCCTCGCCGACTTCAAGGACGGCTACGTCAACGCGCTCGTCGCGACCGACGTCGCCGCCCGAGGCATCCACGTGGACGGCATCGACCTGGTCCTCAACGTGGACCCGGCCGGCGACCACAAGGACTACCTGCACCGCTCGGGCCGTACCGCCCGTGCCGGCCGCTCCGGCGTCGTGGTCTCCCTGGCCCTGCCGCACCAGCGCCGTCAGATCTTCCGTCTGATGGAGGACGCGGGCGTCGACGCCTCGCGCCACATCGTCGGCGGGGCCGGCGCGTTCGACCCCGAGGTCGCCGAGATCACCGGCGCCCGCTCGCTCACCGAGGTCCAGGCCGACTCCGCGAACAACTCGGCCAAGCAGGCCGAGCGCGAGGTCGCCGACCTGACCAAGCAGCTGGAGCGCCTGCAGCGCCGCGCCGTCGAGCTCCGCGAGGAGGCCGACCGCCTGGTGGCCCGCGCCGCCCGTGAGCGCGGTGAGGACCCGGAGGCCGCGGTCGCCGAGGTGACCGAGGCCGCCGAGGCCGAGGTCGCGGAGGCCGTCGCCGCGGTGGCGGCCGAGCCGGTTCGCGAGGAGCGCCGCGACTTCGACCGCCGCGACGACCGCGGTGGCTACGAGCGCCGTGACAACGACCGTGGTGGCTTCCGTCGGGACAACGACCGTGGCGGCGACCGCGGTGGCTTCCGTCGCGACAACGACCGTCCGTCGGGCGGCTTCCGCCGTGACAACGACCGTCCGTCGTTCAACCGCGACCGTGACAACGACCGCGGTGGCTTCCGTCGCGACAACGACCGTCCGTCCGGTGGCTTCCGCCGTGACAACGACCGTCCGTCGTTCAACCGCGACCGTGACAACGACCGCGGTGGCTTCCGTCGCGACAACGACCGTCCGTCCGGTGGCTTCCGCCGTGACAACGACCGTCCGTCGTTCAACCGCGACCGTGACAACGACCGTGGCGGCTTCCGTCGCGACAACGACCGTCCCTCGTTCAACCGCGACCGTGACAACGACCGCGGTGGCGACCGTGGCGGCTTCCGCCGCGACAACGACCGTCCGTCCGGCGGCTTCCGTCGCGACAACGAGCGCCGTGACAACGACCGTCCGTCCGGTGGCGGCTTCCGCCGCGACGACCGCCCCTCCGGCGGCCACCGTGGCAGCGACCGTCCGTTCAACCGCGACCGTCGTGACGACCGCCCGTCCAGCGGCTTCCGCCGCGACGACCACCGCCCCTCGGGCGGCGGCTTCCGCCGTGACGACCACCGCCCGTCCGGTGGTGGCTTCCGCCGCGACGAGAAGCCGCGCTGGAAGCGCAACGGCTGATCTTCCGTAAGGCCGTGAAAGGGCCCGTATCCGCACTTCGGTGCGGGTGCGGGCCCTTTCCGTACCCGCTGTTAGAGTCGCCGCATCCGAACGGGTGGCCGTGGCTGGGGGGCTGCGACGACACCCTGTTCGCCCGACTGCATCTCGTCACGTCTCAGGGGGGACCGAGTGCGCCGTAGCGCTCTTGTACGCCATTCCATCGCAGCCGTGGCCGCGGCGACCGTCTTCGCCGGCCTCGGCCCGCTCATTCCGACGGCGGCCGCCGCCGAGGGCGACACGGTCGTCTTCCCGGCCGCGGTCGCGGCCCAGCCCCGCCAGGTCGTCCCGCTCTCGGCAGGCCCGGGCGGCTACCTCCGCTACGAACAGGGTCTCGGGCAGTTCTGGACCAGCTGGGACGGCGTCGAGACGATCGTCCACAACGACCGGGAGGGCGCGGAGACCGGCGGCGTGTACGGGGCGGGCTCCGACGTCGTCGCGGCGTACCAGTCGAACGGGCCGATCACGCCCGCGGACATACGCCTGTGGGACGTGACCGCCGGGGAGAACACCTACGTCCGGCTGCCGTCGCTCGACCACACGTACGTGGGGACCTTCGGTTCCACCGTCGTCACCTTCACGCAGAGCGGCGCCGACGCCCCGCGCGAGTGGCACCTGCTGCGGCGGGTGAACGGCGCCGTGCAGGACACCCCCGTGACCGGTTGGCCGGAGGGCGCGACGCCCGCCGACAAGGCGGTGGCGGGAGACGCGAACGGCTTTCTGATCGGCTACCAGGTGGACGGCGTCACCCGCCCCGCCTGGGTCGACCTCGCCTCCGCCAAGGTCAGGCCGGTCTCGCTGGACCCGACCGCCCGGGTGGGCTCCTTCGTCCAGACGCCCACCGAGGTCATCGTGTGGACGAAGGACGGCAAGGTGCGGTTCTTCCCCAAGGGGCAGCCCGGCGGCGAGGGGCCGCTCACCCAGGCCCCGGCCACGCTCGACCTCGCCTACAAGAACGACGGCGACGTCCTGCTGGGCTCCGTCAACCTGGACCTCGTCGTCGCCCGCGCCACCGGCTACTCGGCGACCGCCCCGTACAGCATCTTCACGGCGTCCCGGCTGGGCGGCCAGGAGAGCTACCGGTTCCTGTACGGCCGCAAGGACGCGGTGGCCACGCCGGACGGCGGGCTGCTGATGATCGGCGGCCTGGGCGCCGACGAACTGGGCCTCTACCGCTTCCGCCCGGAGGGAGCGTCCACGACCCTGAACCGCATCCGCGAGGTGACCCCGCTCACCTCGAAGCCGCGCCGGCTGAGCTTCAGCCACGGCCGGCTCGACTCGCTGGAGCGGATGCCGGACGAGAAGAACGTCGTCCGCTCGCGGACGGTGTCGGTCAGCGGGCCCCTTGAGGCGGGGGAGACGCAGGAGCGGGGAGACCTCGGCCTGCCCCTGGACTACTGCACGGACACGACCTCTTGCGAAGCACCGTTCACGACGGGCGACGGGCGGATGGTGTTCAACAGGCCCGGCAACGAAGCGGGGCTGCCGGTCGTGGTGGAGCCCGGGGCGGCCACGGGCCGTCCGATCAGCACCGAGTTCACCTCCTTCAACGTCTTCGACGTGTCGGGCCGCTATGCCCTGGGCGCCGGGAGCGGCCCCGACGGTCTGAGCTTCCGCACGTCCGTGATCGACCTGGACACGGGGAAGCGGGCCGCCACGTTCGCGGTCGGCTACGAGCTCAGGGAGGCCGAGCTCTACGGTGACACCCTCTGGGTGCCGGGCTCGGGCGAGACCGCCGGCAAGGTCGTCGGCTACGACGTCCGGACGCGCGCGGTGAAGCGCACGGTCGACCTGGGGGCCGACTGCGCCGCCCAGAACGTCCGGGTGACGGCGCACTGGCTCGGCTGGGACTGCGCGAGCGGAGCGGCCGGAGTCCACGACCTCGACACGCACACGAACCACCCGTTCGGCGACGCGTACTCCGTCCTCGGCGACGGCTACGCGGTCAGGGCTTCCGGGACCGAGCTCAAGGTCACGGACTACAGGGGGTCCGCCCCCGTGGCGAAGGGCACGTACCGGACCAGCGAGTTCAACGACGAGGCGGGCGAGTACGCCGTCGACACCGCCACCGGGCGCCTGGCGTACCAGTCGACCGCGGCCGGTGACGTGAGCGTCGTCGACCTCGGCGTCCCCGCCTCGCCGCTCGCCCGCATCGACGCCGACGTGCCCGCCACGGCCGCCGTCGCCGACGGGACGGGCACGTGGCGGCCGCGCTGGTGGCTGTCCAAGCCGGCCGCCTCCTGGCAGCTGACCCTGACGCGCAAGGCCACCGGCACCGTGGCCCGCACCCTGACGGGCGGCGAGGCGCGGGGCGTGCTCGCGGCCGCCTGGGACGGCAGGGACGCCGCGGGCAGGCTCGTCGCGAACGGCTCCTACAGCTGGAAGCTGACGGCCAAGGCGGCCGACGGCTCCGGGGCCGACCTGGTGCACTCCGGCGACGTCCTCCTGAGCGGGGCGGCGGCGTCGGAGTACGGCACGTTCGCGCCGCTCACGCCGACGCGGCTGATGGACACCCGGGCCGGGCTCGGGGTGCCGAAGGCCAAGGTCGGCGCGGCGCAGACCGTCTCGCTCCAGGTGGCGGGCGCGGGCGGGGTCCCGGCGGCGGGCGTCACGGCGGTCGTCCTCAACGTGACCGCGACGAACGCGAGCTCCGGCAGCTTCGTGTCGGTGTACCCGTCGGGCACGCAGCGGACGAGCGCGTCGAACCTGAACTTCACGGCCGGCCGGACCGCGCCGAACCTGGTGGTCGTCCCCGTGGTGGACGGCAAGGTGAACTTCTACAACCACGCCGGCTCGGTCGACCTGCTGGCCGACGTCGCCGGCTACTACACGAGCGCCGGCACGGGCACCACGTACCAGCCGGTCACGCCGACCCGCCTGATGGACACCCGCAGCGGCCTGGGCGTGCCCAAGGCCAAGGTCGGCCCGGCCGGCACGGTGAGCCTCGCCGTCCCCGAGCCGGGGGCGACGGCGGTCGTCCTGAACGTCACGGCGACGGGCCCGACGGCCGGCGGCTTCGTGTCGGTCTACCCGTACGGGACCCCGCGCACGGCGGCGTCGAACCTGAACTTCACGGCGGGTCAGACGGTGCCGAACCTGGTCGTCGTCCCCGTGAAGGACGGCAAGGTCACCTTCTACAACCACGCGGGCTCCGTCGACCTGCTGGCCGACGTCGCCGGCTACTACAAGGCGGGCGCCTCGGGCGCCGAGTACAGGCCGGTCACGCCGACCCGTCTGATGGACACCCGCACGGGCGACCCGCTCGGCGCGGGCGGCACGGTGAGCCTCCCGGTCGACCGTCCGGGGGCGACGGCGGTCGTCCTGAACGTCACGGCGACGGGCCCGACGGCCGGCGGCTTCGTGTCGGTCTACCCGTACGGGACCCCGCGCACGGCGGCGTCGAACCTGAACTTCACGGCGGGTCAGACGGTGCCGAACCTGGTCGTCGTCCCCGTGAAGGACGGCAAGGTCACCTTCTACAACCGGGCCGGTTCGGTCCACCTTCTCGCGGACCTCGCGGGCTACTTCGTCGGCTGACCCCGGCCCGGCCCCGGCGCACCGCCCGGTGCGCCGGGGCCGATACCCGATCGGTTTCGGGGAGGTCTCCGGCTATGCTGCTCGGGTGTGCTCGTCCACGGGCCGTTAGCTCAATTGGCAGAGCAGTGGACTTTTAATCCATTGGTTGTGGGTTCGAGTCCCACACGGCCTACCGACGCACGGCGGGCGAGGGGAGACCCTCTGTCCTGCTGCGGAGCGCCCCGACCGGTTTCGGCTGGTCGGGGCGCTCCGTCGTTCCGGGTTCACCGTGACGGTGCCACAGGAACGGAGGCCCACCAGGTCGAGGGCGCCGCGACGGTGTACCCCAGGGACTCGTACAGCGGCCTGCCCAGCTTCGAAGCGGTGAGCGTGACCGGCAGCTCCGCCAGGTGGGCCAGGGCTCCGAGCATGACGGACCGGCCGACGCCACGCGACCGGAAGGCCGGTGAGGTGCCGACCCAGTAGTGGCTGCCGACGCCGTCGTCCACGACGCTGACGCAGGCTCCCGCGGCCACGCCGTCGTGCCAGGCGACGAACACGTCCACGCCCGGCTGCCCGATCAGCGTCATCGGGAACAGCTCGCCGGGGCGGTAGGGCTCGAAGCCGGTCAGTTCGAAGCCCTCGATGACGATCCGCTCGGCGGCCTGGAGCTCCTCGGGCCGCTGTACCCGGGTCACCTCCAGGGCCGGTTCGCCGACGGGCCCGGGCGGGCGCAGCATGACCGGCATCTGCCAGCTGCGCATGCCCAGCGGGCTCAGGTCGGTCGAGCCGAACGGATCCTCGACGTTCACCGGCCCCGCGGCCCGGCGGGCCAGCTCGCTCAACTCGGCCCGTTCGCCCGGGTCGAGGTCGGGCTCCTGGATCAGGATCCGCAGTCCGGCCCGCTCGTCTCCGTCGACCGCGACGAAGCCGCGGCGCCGGATGACGTCATGCCCCCGGCTTCGTCCGGTCGCGGTCCAGAGGGCGGCGGAGT includes the following:
- a CDS encoding DsbA family protein codes for the protein MPTSKPVMIIGGVVLAATLLGVASYATTRPSGPSSSPGAAAEVSADPSAGVYPELEAYARRDASDKLALGRADAPVVLIEYADFKCGYCGKFARDTEPELVKRYVDAGTLRIEWRNFPIFGEESEAAARASWAAGQQGRFWEFHKAAYAQGAKEKGFGKERLTALAEEAGVSDLARFTRDTDGAAARAAVGKDQEQGYSLGATSTPSFLVNGRPIAGAQPMEAFTEAIDAAAKAAAAKKPGPQSGPQSGPESGAKTGPESGR
- a CDS encoding metallopeptidase family protein; this encodes MLEMTREEFEELVAEALDRIPPELTRLMDNVAVFVEDEPASDDPELLGLYEGTPLTDRGEWYAGVLPDRITIYRGPTLRMCESREDVVAETEITVVHEIAHHFGIDDERLHALGYG
- a CDS encoding FlgD immunoglobulin-like domain containing protein encodes the protein MAAATVFAGLGPLIPTAAAAEGDTVVFPAAVAAQPRQVVPLSAGPGGYLRYEQGLGQFWTSWDGVETIVHNDREGAETGGVYGAGSDVVAAYQSNGPITPADIRLWDVTAGENTYVRLPSLDHTYVGTFGSTVVTFTQSGADAPREWHLLRRVNGAVQDTPVTGWPEGATPADKAVAGDANGFLIGYQVDGVTRPAWVDLASAKVRPVSLDPTARVGSFVQTPTEVIVWTKDGKVRFFPKGQPGGEGPLTQAPATLDLAYKNDGDVLLGSVNLDLVVARATGYSATAPYSIFTASRLGGQESYRFLYGRKDAVATPDGGLLMIGGLGADELGLYRFRPEGASTTLNRIREVTPLTSKPRRLSFSHGRLDSLERMPDEKNVVRSRTVSVSGPLEAGETQERGDLGLPLDYCTDTTSCEAPFTTGDGRMVFNRPGNEAGLPVVVEPGAATGRPISTEFTSFNVFDVSGRYALGAGSGPDGLSFRTSVIDLDTGKRAATFAVGYELREAELYGDTLWVPGSGETAGKVVGYDVRTRAVKRTVDLGADCAAQNVRVTAHWLGWDCASGAAGVHDLDTHTNHPFGDAYSVLGDGYAVRASGTELKVTDYRGSAPVAKGTYRTSEFNDEAGEYAVDTATGRLAYQSTAAGDVSVVDLGVPASPLARIDADVPATAAVADGTGTWRPRWWLSKPAASWQLTLTRKATGTVARTLTGGEARGVLAAAWDGRDAAGRLVANGSYSWKLTAKAADGSGADLVHSGDVLLSGAAASEYGTFAPLTPTRLMDTRAGLGVPKAKVGAAQTVSLQVAGAGGVPAAGVTAVVLNVTATNASSGSFVSVYPSGTQRTSASNLNFTAGRTAPNLVVVPVVDGKVNFYNHAGSVDLLADVAGYYTSAGTGTTYQPVTPTRLMDTRSGLGVPKAKVGPAGTVSLAVPEPGATAVVLNVTATGPTAGGFVSVYPYGTPRTAASNLNFTAGQTVPNLVVVPVKDGKVTFYNHAGSVDLLADVAGYYKAGASGAEYRPVTPTRLMDTRTGDPLGAGGTVSLPVDRPGATAVVLNVTATGPTAGGFVSVYPYGTPRTAASNLNFTAGQTVPNLVVVPVKDGKVTFYNRAGSVHLLADLAGYFVG
- a CDS encoding DEAD/DEAH box helicase; the encoded protein is MSIFSSDHAVLPENENDETVAEAVVATDAVETVEAEDTTDSIDTTDADDADDTVEAVEADADETPEITFGDLGLPEGVVRKLAQNGVTTPFPIQAATIPDALAGKDILGRGRTGSGKTLSFGLPLLATLAEGRTEKKKPRGVILTPTRELAMQVADALQPYGDVLGLKMKVVCGGTSMGNQIYALERGVDILVATPGRLRDIINRGACSLEQVKIAVLDEADQMADLGFLPEVTELLDQVPAGGQRLLFSATLENEIDSLVKRYLVNPVTHEVDPSAGAVTTMTHHVLVVKPKDKAPVTAAIAARKGRTIIFVRTQLGADRIAEQLRDAGVKADALHGGMTQGARTRTLADFKDGYVNALVATDVAARGIHVDGIDLVLNVDPAGDHKDYLHRSGRTARAGRSGVVVSLALPHQRRQIFRLMEDAGVDASRHIVGGAGAFDPEVAEITGARSLTEVQADSANNSAKQAEREVADLTKQLERLQRRAVELREEADRLVARAARERGEDPEAAVAEVTEAAEAEVAEAVAAVAAEPVREERRDFDRRDDRGGYERRDNDRGGFRRDNDRGGDRGGFRRDNDRPSGGFRRDNDRPSFNRDRDNDRGGFRRDNDRPSGGFRRDNDRPSFNRDRDNDRGGFRRDNDRPSGGFRRDNDRPSFNRDRDNDRGGFRRDNDRPSFNRDRDNDRGGDRGGFRRDNDRPSGGFRRDNERRDNDRPSGGGFRRDDRPSGGHRGSDRPFNRDRRDDRPSSGFRRDDHRPSGGGFRRDDHRPSGGGFRRDEKPRWKRNG
- a CDS encoding cytochrome c biogenesis CcdA family protein; protein product: MTSGIGYFAAFLGGLLALLSPCSALLLPAFFAYSVDGRARLVARTGVFYAGLATTLVPLGAAGSFAGRLFYGHRDLLVAVGGWLIVGLGVLQILGLGFASRRMSEVSGRIRPTTAFSVYALGLVYGLAGFCAGPILGSVLTVAALSGSPVYGGLLLAVYALGMAVPLFVLALLWNRYDLGRRRWLRGRPIRLGRFELHSTSLLSGLFFIALGTLFLVFDGTTALPGLLSVDDSFAVEERVGALGRLVPDWALLLAVPAVVAGGFAVRALRGRRRGEA
- a CDS encoding GNAT family N-acetyltransferase; translation: MTTRSTPAGRPTPLALAEAPTRQARNSAALWTATGRSRGHDVIRRRGFVAVDGDERAGLRILIQEPDLDPGERAELSELARRAAGPVNVEDPFGSTDLSPLGMRSWQMPVMLRPPGPVGEPALEVTRVQRPEELQAAERIVIEGFELTGFEPYRPGELFPMTLIGQPGVDVFVAWHDGVAAGACVSVVDDGVGSHYWVGTSPAFRSRGVGRSVMLGALAHLAELPVTLTASKLGRPLYESLGYTVAAPSTWWASVPVAPSR